The following are encoded together in the Streptomyces flavofungini genome:
- a CDS encoding alkene reductase codes for MTSLFDSFQLGGLTLPNRLVMAPMTRARATADGIPGELTATYYAQRATAGLLVTEGVQPSLTGQSNPHTPGLHTDEQVAAWRPVTDAVHTNGGRVFAQLMHAGRVGHPDVAGHHPVAPSAIALESPLFTGPRGRRAAPVPRALTTAEVRDEVQVFADAARRAVDAGFDGVELHGANGYFIQQFLASNTNRRTDAYGGSITGRIRFAVEATEAAAAAIGADRVGLRLSPGGTVWDIVEDDVPELYTALAAALAPLGLAYLHVLTGTDEDTLVELRKAWPGAYIVNPGGQIGPRAGDRAAGEHWLAQGADLISYGRAFLANPDLVERFRASLPLATADPDTWYQGGTAGYATYTSYQH; via the coding sequence GTGACCAGCCTGTTCGACAGTTTCCAGCTCGGCGGCCTGACGCTGCCCAACCGCCTCGTCATGGCACCCATGACCCGCGCCCGCGCCACCGCCGACGGCATCCCCGGCGAGCTCACGGCGACGTACTACGCGCAGCGCGCGACCGCCGGGCTCCTCGTCACCGAGGGCGTGCAGCCGAGCCTCACGGGCCAGTCCAACCCCCACACCCCTGGCCTGCACACCGACGAACAGGTCGCCGCGTGGCGGCCGGTGACCGACGCCGTCCACACCAACGGCGGCCGCGTCTTCGCCCAGCTCATGCACGCCGGGCGCGTCGGCCACCCCGACGTCGCCGGACACCACCCCGTCGCGCCGTCCGCCATCGCCCTTGAGTCGCCCCTGTTCACAGGCCCGCGCGGCCGTCGGGCCGCCCCGGTCCCGCGCGCCCTCACCACGGCTGAGGTCCGGGACGAGGTGCAGGTCTTCGCCGACGCGGCCCGGCGGGCCGTCGACGCCGGGTTCGACGGCGTCGAACTCCACGGCGCCAACGGCTATTTCATCCAGCAGTTCCTCGCCTCCAACACCAACCGCCGCACCGACGCATACGGCGGATCGATCACCGGCCGCATCCGCTTCGCCGTCGAGGCCACCGAGGCCGCCGCCGCGGCCATCGGCGCCGACCGCGTCGGCCTGCGCCTCTCCCCCGGCGGCACCGTCTGGGACATCGTCGAGGACGACGTGCCCGAGCTGTACACCGCGCTCGCCGCGGCCCTGGCCCCGCTCGGCCTCGCCTACCTGCACGTCCTCACCGGCACCGACGAGGACACCCTCGTCGAGCTGCGCAAGGCGTGGCCCGGCGCCTACATCGTCAACCCCGGCGGACAGATAGGCCCGCGGGCGGGCGACCGGGCCGCCGGCGAGCACTGGCTCGCCCAGGGCGCCGACCTCATCAGCTACGGCCGCGCCTTCCTCGCCAACCCCGACCTCGTCGAGCGCTTCCGCGCGAGCCTGCCCCTGGCCACCGCCGACCCCGACACCTGGTACCAGGGCGGCACGGCGGGCTACGCCACCTACACCAGCTACCAGCACTGA
- a CDS encoding MerR family transcriptional regulator: MRIGELAAATGVSVRALRYYEEQALLSADRSPSGQRHYPAAAVERVRWIQQLYAAGLASKTIVKLLPCFETEDVTPQVLELLRAERARIDGQITGMLETRDRLDAAIAMTGEARDRGRPC, translated from the coding sequence TTGAGGATCGGTGAACTCGCGGCGGCGACCGGGGTGAGCGTGCGGGCGCTGCGGTACTACGAGGAGCAGGCCCTGCTGTCCGCGGACCGCAGCCCGAGCGGCCAGCGGCACTACCCGGCCGCCGCGGTCGAGCGCGTCCGGTGGATCCAGCAGTTGTACGCGGCCGGGCTCGCGAGCAAGACCATCGTGAAACTGCTGCCCTGCTTCGAGACCGAGGACGTGACCCCGCAGGTCCTGGAGCTGCTGCGCGCCGAACGCGCCCGTATCGACGGGCAGATCACCGGCATGCTGGAGACCCGGGACCGCCTCGACGCGGCGATCGCCATGACCGGTGAGGCTCGGGACCGCGGCCGCCCCTGCTGA
- a CDS encoding SLC13 family permease, translated as MLLESLSVGALIVVLVCAVIRPFGRPEAVFAVPAAALVIVTGAIPLDDVRDEAARLGPVIGFLAAVLVLAKLCDDEGLFRACGTWTARWARHRPRRLLGSVFALASVVTAALSLDATVVLLTPVVFATATRMGTSPRPHAYACAHLSNTASLLLPVSNLTNLLAFTATGLTFTRFALLMLLPWLAAIAVEYLVFRRYFAADLDAPTADDGAEERPEVPLFALVTVAATLAGFAVASAVDVDPAWAAAAGATVMAARALTRRHTTPAAIVRSASLPFLAFVLALGVVVRAVIDNGLGDALGHALPDGTSLPALLGTAALAAVLANLINNLPAVLALTPLAAASGPGAVLAVLIGVNIGPNLTYAGSLATLLWRRITHQHEHDVRLKEFTVLGLLTVPAALLVATLALWVSLRVIGT; from the coding sequence ATGCTCCTCGAGTCTCTGTCCGTCGGCGCCCTGATCGTCGTCCTGGTGTGCGCCGTCATCCGTCCCTTCGGGCGGCCGGAGGCGGTGTTCGCCGTGCCCGCTGCCGCCCTCGTCATCGTCACGGGAGCGATCCCGCTGGACGACGTGCGCGACGAGGCGGCCCGGCTCGGTCCGGTGATCGGTTTCCTCGCGGCCGTCCTGGTACTCGCGAAGCTCTGCGACGACGAGGGTCTCTTCCGGGCCTGCGGCACCTGGACGGCCCGCTGGGCCCGGCACCGGCCGCGACGGCTGCTGGGCTCGGTCTTCGCGCTCGCGTCGGTCGTGACCGCCGCCCTGAGCCTGGACGCCACGGTGGTCCTGCTCACCCCGGTGGTGTTCGCCACGGCGACGCGCATGGGCACGTCGCCCAGGCCGCACGCCTACGCCTGCGCCCACCTGTCGAACACAGCGTCGCTGCTGCTGCCGGTGTCGAACCTGACGAACCTGCTCGCGTTCACCGCGACGGGGCTGACGTTCACCCGCTTCGCGCTCCTGATGCTGCTGCCGTGGCTGGCCGCGATCGCCGTCGAGTACCTCGTGTTCCGCCGCTACTTCGCGGCCGACCTCGACGCGCCCACCGCCGACGACGGGGCCGAGGAACGCCCGGAGGTGCCGCTGTTCGCGCTGGTGACCGTCGCCGCGACGCTCGCCGGGTTCGCGGTGGCCTCCGCGGTCGACGTCGACCCGGCCTGGGCCGCGGCGGCCGGCGCGACCGTCATGGCGGCCCGCGCCCTGACCCGGCGGCACACCACACCGGCGGCCATCGTCCGCTCCGCGAGCCTGCCGTTCCTGGCGTTCGTCCTGGCCCTCGGCGTCGTCGTCCGCGCCGTCATCGACAACGGCCTCGGCGACGCGCTCGGCCACGCCCTGCCCGACGGCACGTCCCTGCCCGCGCTCCTCGGCACCGCCGCGCTCGCCGCCGTCCTCGCGAACCTGATCAACAACCTGCCCGCCGTGCTCGCCCTCACCCCGCTGGCCGCCGCCTCGGGGCCAGGAGCGGTCCTCGCCGTCCTCATCGGGGTCAACATCGGCCCCAACCTCACCTACGCGGGGTCCCTGGCCACGCTGCTCTGGCGCCGCATCACCCATCAGCACGAGCACGACGTGCGACTCAAGGAGTTCACGGTCCTCGGGCTCCTGACCGTCCCCGCGGCGCTGCTCGTCGCCACGCTCGCGCTGTGGGTGTCGTTGCGGGTCATCGGCACCTGA
- a CDS encoding cryptochrome/photolyase family protein: protein MNVSIVLFTSDLRLHDHPPLRAALNEAADIVPLFVRDDRVDAAGFAAPNRLAFLADCLTALDESLRERGGRLVVRSGDVVDQVTAVIAATGAGSVHMAAGTSGFAQARERRLRAALAERGCALHVHDCVVTAVAPGAVTPAGNDHFAVFTPYFRRWSQHGLRDVVAAPRAVRVPSGLVSDRVPARADVQDVSPGVPPGGEAEARAVLAAWLRSGIAGYADGHDDLAGDLTSRLSPHLHFGTLSPVELVHRAGGKDGPGPDAFVRQLCWRDFHHQVLAARPRVASADYRDRHDRWRDEDEAADDIEAWRRGRTGFPVVDAAMRQLAHEGWMHNRGRLIVASFLTKTLYVDWRVGARHFLRHLVDGDIAANQLNWQWTAGTGNDMRPNRVLNPVLQGKRHDPDGTYVRRWVPELAELDGAAAHEPWRLEGLDRARFDYPEPIVDLAEGLARFREARGRD, encoded by the coding sequence ATGAACGTGTCGATCGTCCTGTTCACGTCCGACCTGCGGCTGCACGACCATCCCCCGCTGCGTGCCGCGCTGAACGAGGCGGCCGACATCGTGCCGCTCTTCGTCCGGGACGACCGCGTCGACGCCGCGGGGTTCGCCGCGCCCAACCGCCTCGCCTTTCTCGCCGACTGCCTGACGGCGCTGGACGAGTCCCTGCGCGAGCGCGGCGGGCGGCTCGTCGTGCGGTCCGGGGACGTCGTGGACCAGGTGACGGCGGTGATCGCGGCGACGGGTGCCGGGTCCGTGCACATGGCGGCGGGGACCAGCGGCTTCGCGCAGGCCAGGGAGCGGCGGCTGCGGGCCGCCCTCGCGGAGCGCGGCTGCGCGCTGCACGTCCACGACTGCGTGGTCACGGCCGTCGCGCCGGGCGCGGTGACCCCGGCGGGCAACGACCACTTCGCCGTGTTCACGCCGTACTTCAGGCGCTGGTCGCAGCACGGCCTGCGGGACGTCGTCGCCGCCCCGCGCGCCGTCCGTGTTCCGTCCGGCCTCGTGTCGGACCGGGTGCCGGCGCGCGCCGACGTACAGGACGTGTCGCCCGGGGTGCCGCCCGGCGGCGAGGCGGAGGCGCGGGCCGTGCTGGCGGCGTGGCTGCGTTCGGGGATCGCGGGCTACGCCGACGGCCACGACGATCTGGCGGGCGACCTGACCTCCCGGCTCTCCCCGCATCTGCACTTCGGCACGCTCTCGCCGGTGGAACTCGTCCACCGCGCGGGCGGGAAGGACGGGCCGGGCCCGGACGCGTTCGTGCGCCAGTTGTGCTGGCGGGACTTCCACCACCAGGTGCTCGCGGCCCGGCCGCGCGTGGCGTCGGCCGACTACCGGGACCGGCACGACCGCTGGCGCGACGAGGACGAGGCGGCCGACGACATCGAGGCGTGGCGGCGGGGGCGCACCGGGTTCCCGGTCGTGGACGCCGCGATGCGGCAGCTCGCGCACGAAGGGTGGATGCACAACCGCGGCCGGCTGATCGTCGCGAGCTTCCTGACGAAGACGCTGTACGTGGACTGGCGCGTCGGCGCCCGGCACTTCCTGCGCCACCTGGTGGACGGCGACATCGCCGCGAACCAGCTGAACTGGCAGTGGACGGCGGGCACCGGCAACGACATGCGCCCGAACCGCGTCCTCAACCCCGTGCTGCAGGGCAAGCGCCACGACCCGGACGGGACGTACGTACGCCGCTGGGTACCCGAACTGGCGGAATTGGACGGCGCCGCGGCGCACGAGCCGTGGCGGCTGGAGGGGCTCGACCGCGCCCGCTTCGACTACCCCGAGCCGATCGTCGATCTCGCGGAGGGCCTGGCGCGGTTCCGCGAGGCCCGGGGCCGCGACTGA
- a CDS encoding adenosylcobinamide amidohydrolase, translating to MSPHGGVVSPETCTRDEGGERLRALLWRAGPGWRMVSSAVLGGGIGERSWVLNAQVSHGYRRTDPERHLAELARAAGADGPGVGLMTAADVSAYAHADDGGAEAVVTAGVRVRGWAAAPDEGSLHPARPGTINIVVALPVALTDAALVNAVATATEAKVQALLDASHDCSGTPTDAVCVAARVPRAGDEVHAFAGPRSLWGARLARAVHRAVLTASRPPAAPAGP from the coding sequence CTGTCCCCGCACGGGGGCGTGGTGTCTCCGGAGACGTGTACGAGGGATGAGGGCGGCGAGCGGCTGCGGGCCCTGCTGTGGCGTGCGGGGCCGGGCTGGCGGATGGTCAGCAGCGCTGTCCTGGGCGGTGGCATCGGAGAGCGCTCCTGGGTGCTCAACGCACAGGTCTCGCACGGCTATCGGCGCACCGACCCGGAACGGCACCTGGCGGAACTCGCCCGCGCGGCGGGAGCGGACGGGCCCGGCGTCGGCCTGATGACCGCCGCCGACGTCTCCGCGTACGCACACGCCGACGACGGCGGCGCGGAGGCCGTCGTGACCGCGGGCGTCAGGGTGCGCGGCTGGGCGGCGGCCCCGGACGAGGGGTCCCTGCACCCGGCACGGCCCGGCACGATCAACATCGTCGTCGCGCTACCGGTCGCCCTCACCGACGCCGCCCTGGTGAACGCCGTCGCCACCGCCACGGAGGCCAAGGTGCAGGCGCTCCTGGACGCCTCCCACGACTGCTCGGGCACCCCCACGGACGCGGTGTGCGTAGCCGCCCGCGTCCCACGCGCCGGGGACGAGGTGCACGCCTTCGCCGGGCCGAGGTCCCTGTGGGGCGCCCGCCTCGCCCGGGCCGTCCACCGCGCCGTGCTCACGGCGAGCCGCCCACCGGCCGCGCCCGCCGGGCCCTGA
- a CDS encoding cytochrome P450, which translates to MSMTKIPGPDPRPDGGVGAVTEAGGLHQYQLRLHAEYGPVVRFQLPGAETAVSVADPVLLEATAHLNERPDQLFEFLTPLCEADNLQVIPAADHTPWRRILLSVFAGRPSHERHFATFTALTQDLADGWAARADGEPVELQKDLTALTLRMICAYALGGTGAADPDRVITAFEDVLTEYLGRLYHVPVPGTQEERAERAEAALAELRATVDQVVAAHRSDGRADRSDLIGALVEAGEPPARIRDTVMATLLAAHHTTGVAVSWTLHLLAGHPDVAARVTDELDRVLGDRAAPDYADLRRLTYLDMVLKESMRLYPPGPYGARETTDALVVGDYEIPAGATVFYPFWAVHMNPEHWPDPERFDPGRFTPEEIAKRPRLAHIPFGIGPRSCEGANLAVVEAQLILAVLLKRFRFRPVPGHEVTPVERFVLWAADDIRMRVSPRRPA; encoded by the coding sequence ATGAGCATGACGAAGATACCGGGCCCCGACCCCCGGCCGGACGGCGGTGTGGGCGCCGTCACGGAGGCGGGCGGTCTGCACCAGTACCAACTGCGGCTGCACGCCGAGTACGGCCCCGTCGTGCGGTTCCAACTGCCCGGCGCGGAGACAGCCGTGTCCGTCGCCGACCCCGTGCTCCTCGAAGCCACCGCGCACCTCAACGAACGCCCGGACCAGCTCTTCGAATTCCTCACGCCGCTGTGCGAGGCGGACAACCTCCAGGTCATCCCGGCCGCCGACCACACGCCGTGGCGCCGGATCCTCCTGTCGGTGTTCGCCGGCCGCCCCTCCCACGAGCGGCACTTCGCGACCTTCACCGCGCTGACGCAGGACCTCGCCGACGGCTGGGCCGCGCGGGCCGACGGCGAGCCCGTCGAACTCCAGAAGGACCTCACCGCCCTGACCCTGCGGATGATCTGCGCGTACGCCCTCGGAGGCACCGGCGCCGCCGACCCCGACCGCGTCATCACCGCGTTCGAGGACGTCCTCACCGAGTACCTGGGACGGCTCTACCACGTGCCCGTCCCCGGCACCCAGGAGGAACGCGCCGAGCGCGCGGAAGCGGCCCTGGCCGAGCTGCGCGCGACGGTCGACCAGGTCGTCGCGGCGCACCGCTCCGACGGCCGCGCCGACCGCAGCGACCTCATCGGGGCGCTCGTCGAGGCCGGGGAACCGCCCGCGCGGATCCGCGACACCGTCATGGCGACGCTCCTCGCCGCCCACCACACCACGGGCGTGGCCGTCTCCTGGACCCTGCACCTGCTCGCCGGGCACCCCGACGTGGCCGCGCGCGTCACCGACGAACTGGACCGTGTGCTCGGCGACCGCGCCGCCCCCGACTACGCCGACCTGCGCCGGCTGACGTACCTGGACATGGTCCTCAAGGAGTCGATGCGGCTCTACCCGCCAGGACCCTACGGCGCCCGGGAGACCACCGACGCCCTCGTCGTCGGCGACTACGAGATCCCCGCGGGGGCGACGGTCTTCTACCCCTTCTGGGCCGTCCACATGAACCCCGAGCACTGGCCCGATCCCGAGCGGTTCGACCCCGGGCGGTTCACGCCCGAGGAGATCGCGAAACGGCCGCGGCTCGCCCACATCCCCTTCGGCATCGGCCCGCGGAGCTGCGAGGGCGCGAACCTGGCCGTGGTCGAGGCCCAACTGATCCTGGCCGTCCTGCTCAAACGCTTCCGCTTCCGGCCCGTACCGGGCCACGAGGTCACGCCGGTCGAGCGGTTCGTGCTCTGGGCCGCCGACGACATCCGCATGCGGGTGAGCCCCCGCCGCCCCGCGTAG
- a CDS encoding methyltransferase has translation MTNDEVREATPDDARLVIEYAFGGVAAQAMRAALRLRVVELIGDKETTADDVAARAAAAPQPMARLLRALASMGLLEERAAGTFAVTPAGALLDPARPGSLASIARMFTDPMMLRGWERLDDSVRTGDIAFDQVFGTDFFGHLKQHPDLSAEFNKAMSQGTRQTAAALPGAVDFGRFKTVMDIGGGDGTLLSAVLREHPAVTGVVYDTEEGLAQAPATLSRDGLTDRCSLVAGDFFRSVPEGADLHMMKSIVHDWSDDQVVTILSHCRAALPPGGRVLIVEPVLPETVDPQTAGRVYLSDLNMLVNVGGRERTRAEFEEVCRRAGFTVTSVTPLPQAPPFHAIEAEVAAD, from the coding sequence GTGACGAACGACGAGGTTCGCGAGGCCACTCCCGACGACGCACGCCTGGTCATCGAGTACGCCTTCGGAGGGGTGGCGGCGCAGGCCATGCGCGCGGCCCTGCGCCTGCGCGTGGTCGAGCTGATCGGCGACAAGGAGACGACGGCGGACGACGTGGCCGCCCGGGCCGCCGCGGCCCCACAGCCCATGGCACGGCTGCTGCGCGCCCTGGCGAGCATGGGCCTGCTGGAGGAACGCGCCGCGGGCACCTTCGCCGTCACGCCCGCCGGAGCCCTCCTGGACCCCGCGCGCCCCGGCTCCCTCGCGTCCATCGCCCGGATGTTCACCGACCCGATGATGCTGCGCGGCTGGGAGCGGCTGGACGACAGCGTCCGCACCGGCGACATCGCCTTCGACCAGGTCTTCGGTACGGACTTCTTCGGTCACCTCAAGCAACACCCGGACCTGTCGGCCGAGTTCAACAAGGCGATGAGCCAGGGGACCCGGCAGACCGCCGCGGCGCTGCCGGGCGCCGTCGACTTCGGGCGGTTCAAGACGGTCATGGACATCGGCGGCGGCGACGGCACGCTGCTCAGCGCCGTGCTGCGGGAGCACCCCGCCGTCACCGGCGTCGTCTACGACACCGAGGAGGGCCTGGCCCAGGCCCCGGCCACGCTGAGCCGGGACGGGCTCACCGACCGGTGTTCCCTGGTGGCCGGGGACTTCTTCCGCTCGGTACCCGAAGGCGCCGACCTCCACATGATGAAGAGCATCGTCCACGACTGGTCGGACGACCAGGTGGTAACGATCCTCAGCCACTGCCGCGCGGCGCTGCCGCCCGGCGGCCGCGTCCTGATCGTGGAGCCCGTCCTCCCCGAGACCGTCGACCCGCAGACCGCCGGGCGCGTCTACCTGAGCGATCTGAACATGCTGGTGAACGTCGGCGGCAGGGAACGCACCCGCGCGGAGTTCGAGGAGGTCTGCCGACGGGCCGGGTTCACGGTCACGTCCGTCACGCCGCTGCCGCAGGCCCCGCCCTTCCACGCCATCGAGGCCGAGGTCGCCGCCGACTGA